A single region of the Anguilla anguilla isolate fAngAng1 chromosome 17, fAngAng1.pri, whole genome shotgun sequence genome encodes:
- the amdhd2 gene encoding N-acetylglucosamine-6-phosphate deacetylase isoform X2, translating to MPSNKSVSEAAITQFINCRILKDHRLQREDLWVREGKILDPEKLFFDEEGYADVCVDCEGGIVAPGFIDVQINGGFGIDFSQATNDVNGGVTLVAKKLLEHGVTSFCPTLVTSPPHIYHKVLPQIKVHDGGVDGAGVLGVHLEGPFISLEKKGAHPEAYLRAFPTGGAGDLLETYGRLDNVSVVTLAPELPNSLAVVRELARGGVTVSLGHSVASLSQAEAAVKEGASFITHLFNAMLPFHHRDPGIVGLLTSDQVPAGRTVYYGMIADGIHTNPAALRIAHRAHPSGLVLVTDAITAMGLPPGRHTLGQQVIEIEGLHAYVAGTKTLCGSIATMDMCIRHFKQASGCSVEAALEAASLHPAQLLGLTHLKGSLDYGTDADFVMLDDELNVRATYIAGQQVWKK from the exons ATGCCTTCCAACAAGTCTGTGTCGGAAGCGGCCATAACACAGTTCATCAACTGTCGGATCCTGAAGGACCACCGgctgcagag AGAGGACCTGTGGGTCCGCGAGGGGAAGATTCTGGACCCCGAGAAGCTCTTTTTCGACGAGGAGGGGTACGCGGACGTCTGCGTGGACTGCGAGGGCGGCATCGTTGCCCCCGGTTTCATCGACGTCCAGATCAATG GGGGCTTTGGGATCGACTTCTCCCAGGCAACCAATGATGTCAACGGGGGCGTGACCCTGGTGGCGAAGAAACTTCTGGAACATGGCGTCACCTCCTTCTGCCCCACACTGGTCACCTCCCCACCTCACATCTACCACAAG gTCCTCCCGCAGATCAAAGTTCACGACGGAGGGGTGGACGGTGCGGGGGTGCTAG GGGTTCACCTGGAGGGCCCCTTCATCAGCCTGGAGAAGAAGGGCGCTCACCCCGAGGCGTACCTCCGCGCCTTCCCCACAGGGGGCGCCGGCGACCTGCTGGAGACGTACGGGCGCCTGGACAACGTGAGCGTGGTGACGCTGGCGCCCGAGCTGCCCAACAGCCTGGCGGTGGTGCGGGAGCTGGCGCGGGGGGGCGTGACCGTCTCGCTGG GCCACTCGGTGGCCAGCCTGTCCCAGGCGGAGGCGGCAGTGAAGGAAGGTGCCAGCTTCATCACCCACCTCTTCAACGCCATGCTGCCC ttccacCACCGGGACCCGGGCATCGTGGGGCTTCTGACCAGCGACCAGGTGCCGGCCGGCCGCACCGTGTACTACGGCATGATCGCCGACGGCATCCACACCAACCCCGCGGCGCTGCGCATCGCCCACCGCGCCCACCCGTCAG GCCTGGTGCTGGTGACCGACGCCATCACGGCCATGGGTCTGCCGCCGGGGCGCCACACGCTGGGGCAGCAGGTCATCGAGATCGAGGGCCTCCACGCCTACGTGGCAG GTACCAAGACTCTGTGCGGCAGCATCGCCACCATGGACATGTGCATCAGACACTTTAAACAGGCCTCAG gctgCAGTGTAGAAGCTGCTCTAGAGGCCGCCTCCCTGCACCCAGCTCAGCTGCTGGGCCTCACTCACCTCAAGGGCTCCCTGGACTACGGCACAGATGCAG ACTTTGTGATGCTGGACGACGAGCTCAACGTCAGAGCGACCTACATCGCCGGCCAGCAGGTGTGGAAGAAGTGA
- the amdhd2 gene encoding N-acetylglucosamine-6-phosphate deacetylase isoform X1 — MKRDILRVTEGWAAVSGKMPSNKSVSEAAITQFINCRILKDHRLQREDLWVREGKILDPEKLFFDEEGYADVCVDCEGGIVAPGFIDVQINGGFGIDFSQATNDVNGGVTLVAKKLLEHGVTSFCPTLVTSPPHIYHKVLPQIKVHDGGVDGAGVLGVHLEGPFISLEKKGAHPEAYLRAFPTGGAGDLLETYGRLDNVSVVTLAPELPNSLAVVRELARGGVTVSLGHSVASLSQAEAAVKEGASFITHLFNAMLPFHHRDPGIVGLLTSDQVPAGRTVYYGMIADGIHTNPAALRIAHRAHPSGLVLVTDAITAMGLPPGRHTLGQQVIEIEGLHAYVAGTKTLCGSIATMDMCIRHFKQASGCSVEAALEAASLHPAQLLGLTHLKGSLDYGTDADFVMLDDELNVRATYIAGQQVWKK, encoded by the exons GGTGGGCTGCAGTCTCTGGAAAGATGCCTTCCAACAAGTCTGTGTCGGAAGCGGCCATAACACAGTTCATCAACTGTCGGATCCTGAAGGACCACCGgctgcagag AGAGGACCTGTGGGTCCGCGAGGGGAAGATTCTGGACCCCGAGAAGCTCTTTTTCGACGAGGAGGGGTACGCGGACGTCTGCGTGGACTGCGAGGGCGGCATCGTTGCCCCCGGTTTCATCGACGTCCAGATCAATG GGGGCTTTGGGATCGACTTCTCCCAGGCAACCAATGATGTCAACGGGGGCGTGACCCTGGTGGCGAAGAAACTTCTGGAACATGGCGTCACCTCCTTCTGCCCCACACTGGTCACCTCCCCACCTCACATCTACCACAAG gTCCTCCCGCAGATCAAAGTTCACGACGGAGGGGTGGACGGTGCGGGGGTGCTAG GGGTTCACCTGGAGGGCCCCTTCATCAGCCTGGAGAAGAAGGGCGCTCACCCCGAGGCGTACCTCCGCGCCTTCCCCACAGGGGGCGCCGGCGACCTGCTGGAGACGTACGGGCGCCTGGACAACGTGAGCGTGGTGACGCTGGCGCCCGAGCTGCCCAACAGCCTGGCGGTGGTGCGGGAGCTGGCGCGGGGGGGCGTGACCGTCTCGCTGG GCCACTCGGTGGCCAGCCTGTCCCAGGCGGAGGCGGCAGTGAAGGAAGGTGCCAGCTTCATCACCCACCTCTTCAACGCCATGCTGCCC ttccacCACCGGGACCCGGGCATCGTGGGGCTTCTGACCAGCGACCAGGTGCCGGCCGGCCGCACCGTGTACTACGGCATGATCGCCGACGGCATCCACACCAACCCCGCGGCGCTGCGCATCGCCCACCGCGCCCACCCGTCAG GCCTGGTGCTGGTGACCGACGCCATCACGGCCATGGGTCTGCCGCCGGGGCGCCACACGCTGGGGCAGCAGGTCATCGAGATCGAGGGCCTCCACGCCTACGTGGCAG GTACCAAGACTCTGTGCGGCAGCATCGCCACCATGGACATGTGCATCAGACACTTTAAACAGGCCTCAG gctgCAGTGTAGAAGCTGCTCTAGAGGCCGCCTCCCTGCACCCAGCTCAGCTGCTGGGCCTCACTCACCTCAAGGGCTCCCTGGACTACGGCACAGATGCAG ACTTTGTGATGCTGGACGACGAGCTCAACGTCAGAGCGACCTACATCGCCGGCCAGCAGGTGTGGAAGAAGTGA